One Brachybacterium aquaticum genomic region harbors:
- a CDS encoding ABC transporter permease, with protein MLVRMAAGMLRRDRAVALTLAGLLALSALLACAGAGLMARLVGAGDALLDRADAPHLVQMHTGDLDPAAIDAFAASQDAVTAHRISPLLGIDGAELLLDGRSQEGSVQENSLTVPDPERDLLLDLEDRPVTAVARGQIWLPLYHRLETGLEVGSTVTILAPDGFRRDLEVAGFFRDSTMNTAIAGSKRLAVHRDDLADIAAHTGTPEQLISFWVEDPAARLPALRTAYQEAGLPSAGPMVDRSAFALFAIIAEGLVGAVVLAASLLVLVVGLLCLRLAVRTALERNRREIAVLRAIGVSSPDVRRLHLLTYALIAVPAALAGLLAGTALAPVLSADLVRYTGHQGGPHVLLVPAAVAALLVASVLATVALQLRALLRREPAEDLRAGARTARPGRLRLHRSPLPVGPSLGVMALLRRGGGAPLLAGVFAVCAVLVMLPAAMASTLAAPQLSAQLGFGDGDVRIDLRHSGPADAARFETAEQLLADDPRIASHTALVSTRHLVEGGDGVPFSLPVAGGDHGTSGSGYAQGRPPAAADEIALSLTALAETGRDIGDTLPVQADGTWQDLRIVGSYQDLTYGGITARAQLPVEGEQVLWYVLGAELLPGADGDAVLADLAGALPGARVSDTVEYRAQLLGPIAERMDATARLAIAVSLALAMLFAAMVTRLWLAAEAGEIAIRSALGATPAGLRAPYLTRVLLALAAGTVLGAVLAPVAGRTLLNALLEVMTGGVQALFSGTSRLDLVIDPLGTLVGLPLALAAAVVAATLLTTHALRTVHVRTVTAD; from the coding sequence ATGCTGGTGAGGATGGCCGCGGGGATGCTGCGGCGGGACCGGGCTGTCGCCCTGACCCTGGCAGGACTCCTGGCGCTCTCGGCGCTGCTCGCCTGTGCGGGCGCAGGTCTCATGGCGCGCCTCGTCGGCGCCGGGGACGCGCTGCTGGACCGGGCCGACGCCCCGCATCTGGTGCAGATGCACACCGGCGACCTCGACCCCGCCGCGATCGACGCCTTCGCCGCCTCCCAGGACGCGGTCACCGCCCATCGGATCAGCCCGCTGCTCGGCATCGACGGGGCCGAGCTGCTCCTGGACGGGCGGTCGCAGGAGGGCAGCGTCCAGGAGAACTCCCTCACCGTCCCCGATCCCGAGCGGGACCTGCTGCTGGACCTCGAGGACCGGCCCGTCACCGCGGTCGCGCGCGGGCAGATCTGGTTGCCCCTCTATCACCGCCTCGAGACCGGGCTCGAGGTCGGCTCGACCGTCACGATCCTCGCGCCCGACGGATTCCGCCGCGATCTCGAGGTCGCCGGCTTCTTCCGCGACTCCACCATGAACACTGCGATCGCGGGCTCCAAGCGCCTGGCCGTCCATCGGGACGACCTCGCCGACATCGCCGCCCACACCGGGACCCCTGAACAGCTGATCAGCTTCTGGGTCGAGGACCCCGCCGCCCGGCTGCCCGCCCTGCGCACCGCCTATCAGGAGGCGGGCCTGCCGTCGGCCGGACCGATGGTGGACCGCTCCGCCTTCGCGCTCTTCGCGATCATCGCCGAGGGGCTCGTCGGCGCCGTGGTGCTCGCCGCCTCCCTGCTCGTGCTCGTCGTGGGGCTGCTGTGCCTGCGCCTGGCCGTGCGCACGGCCCTGGAGCGGAACCGACGGGAGATCGCCGTGCTGCGCGCCATCGGCGTGTCCTCCCCGGACGTGCGCCGCCTCCATCTGCTCACCTATGCCCTGATCGCCGTGCCGGCGGCGCTCGCGGGGCTCCTCGCGGGCACCGCGCTCGCCCCGGTGCTCTCCGCGGACCTCGTGCGCTACACCGGCCATCAGGGAGGCCCGCACGTGCTCCTCGTCCCCGCCGCGGTCGCCGCGCTGCTGGTCGCCTCGGTGCTCGCCACCGTCGCCCTCCAGCTGCGCGCTCTGCTGCGCAGGGAGCCGGCGGAGGACCTGCGCGCCGGTGCCCGCACGGCCCGACCCGGGCGACTGCGACTGCACCGCTCGCCCCTGCCCGTGGGGCCGAGCCTCGGCGTCATGGCGCTGCTGCGCCGCGGCGGCGGGGCTCCGCTGCTGGCCGGGGTGTTCGCGGTGTGCGCCGTGCTCGTCATGCTTCCCGCCGCGATGGCCTCCACGCTCGCCGCCCCGCAGCTGTCCGCGCAGCTCGGCTTCGGCGACGGCGACGTGCGGATCGACCTGCGCCACTCCGGCCCCGCGGACGCGGCCCGCTTCGAGACCGCCGAGCAGCTGCTCGCCGACGACCCCCGGATCGCGTCCCACACGGCACTGGTCTCCACCCGCCACCTGGTCGAGGGCGGCGACGGCGTGCCCTTCTCCCTGCCCGTCGCCGGCGGCGACCACGGCACCTCCGGGTCCGGGTACGCGCAGGGCCGCCCGCCCGCGGCGGCCGACGAGATCGCTCTGTCGCTCACGGCCCTGGCCGAGACCGGCCGCGACATCGGCGACACCCTGCCCGTGCAGGCGGACGGGACGTGGCAGGACCTGCGCATCGTCGGCTCCTACCAGGACCTCACCTACGGCGGGATCACAGCCCGCGCCCAGCTCCCCGTCGAGGGCGAACAGGTGCTGTGGTACGTCCTCGGCGCGGAGCTCCTCCCGGGGGCCGACGGGGACGCGGTCCTCGCCGACCTCGCCGGCGCCCTGCCCGGTGCGCGGGTCTCCGACACAGTCGAGTACCGTGCCCAGCTCCTCGGCCCGATCGCCGAGCGGATGGACGCGACCGCCCGCCTCGCCATCGCCGTCTCGCTCGCGCTCGCGATGCTGTTCGCCGCGATGGTGACCCGGCTCTGGCTCGCCGCCGAGGCGGGGGAGATCGCGATCCGCAGCGCCCTCGGGGCCACGCCCGCAGGGCTCCGCGCGCCCTACCTCACCCGGGTGCTGCTCGCCCTCGCCGCCGGTACGGTGCTCGGCGCGGTCCTCGCCCCGGTCGCCGGACGCACGCTGCTGAACGCGCTGCTCGAGGTGATGACCGGTGGGGTGCAGGCCCTCTTCTCCGGCACCAGCCGCCTCGACCTCGTGATCGACCCGCTGGGCACCCTCGTCGGCCTGCCGCTCGCCCTCGCCGCCGCCGTGGTCGCCGCGACCCTGCTCACTACCCACGCCCTGCGCACGGTCCACGTGCGCACCGTCACCGCCGACTGA
- a CDS encoding HAD-IA family hydrolase — protein MRALIWDLGGTLVDTYPDVDRALASALGVEVDDALLAEVGALTRVSSGQAITALATRYDVPAEVLRAAYEATKDHWEQSPPPVMDGARELMAAVLEAGGLNLVATHRERTSATALLDQLGLEVDGMVCAPDGFARKPDPAMTLALLAEHDLDPAECLAVGDRPADVEAAEAAGVEGWMLVTPGIPLTAPGDRRTLSLRTLIPLFAASDQP, from the coding sequence ATGCGCGCACTGATCTGGGACCTCGGCGGCACCCTCGTGGACACCTACCCGGACGTGGACCGGGCGCTCGCCTCCGCGCTCGGGGTCGAGGTCGACGACGCGCTGCTCGCCGAGGTCGGCGCGCTCACCCGCGTCTCCAGCGGACAGGCGATCACCGCCCTCGCCACCCGCTACGACGTGCCCGCGGAGGTGCTCCGCGCGGCGTACGAGGCCACCAAGGACCACTGGGAGCAGAGCCCTCCGCCGGTCATGGACGGGGCGCGGGAGCTGATGGCGGCGGTGCTGGAGGCGGGCGGCCTGAACCTCGTGGCCACGCACCGCGAGCGCACGAGCGCGACGGCACTGCTCGACCAGCTGGGCCTGGAGGTGGACGGGATGGTCTGCGCGCCCGACGGCTTCGCCCGCAAGCCCGATCCCGCGATGACCCTCGCCCTGCTCGCCGAGCACGATCTCGACCCCGCCGAGTGCCTCGCCGTGGGGGACCGGCCGGCGGACGTGGAGGCCGCGGAGGCCGCCGGGGTGGAGGGCTGGATGCTCGTCACCCCGGGAATCCCCCTCACCGCACCGGGGGACCGCCGGACACTTTCGCTGCGCACCCTCATTCCCCTGTTCGCAGCCTCTGACCAGCCCTAA
- a CDS encoding TSUP family transporter: MPLLDELMQLSALTLVLLVAAAFVAGWVDAVVGGGGLIQLPALLTAMPADAPSGAVLGTNKIASAAGTTVSTLTYIRRITPVAATALPLVVCALAGSAAGAGMASFLPRPWLTPIVLVALLGVGAYTLLKPQMGLEHAPRHSGRGHVLRAGGIGGVVGIYDGVLGPGTGSFFIIAMVALLGYGFLEASVHAKLANLTTNVGALLVFGLQGHVWWVLGGLMAVANLMGGYLGARLALRLGSHFVRIVFLVVTGALAMRLAIDTAAMFL; the protein is encoded by the coding sequence GTGCCCCTGCTCGACGAGCTCATGCAGCTCTCCGCCCTCACCCTCGTCCTCCTGGTCGCCGCCGCGTTCGTGGCCGGCTGGGTGGACGCCGTCGTAGGCGGCGGCGGGCTGATCCAGCTGCCCGCCCTGCTCACCGCGATGCCGGCCGACGCACCGAGCGGCGCGGTGCTGGGCACGAACAAGATCGCCTCCGCCGCGGGGACGACCGTGTCGACGCTGACGTACATCCGTCGCATCACGCCGGTGGCGGCGACGGCGCTGCCGCTGGTGGTGTGCGCGCTCGCCGGCAGTGCGGCCGGGGCGGGGATGGCGTCCTTCCTCCCCAGGCCCTGGCTGACCCCGATCGTGCTGGTGGCGCTGCTGGGCGTGGGCGCGTACACGCTGCTGAAGCCGCAGATGGGGCTGGAGCACGCGCCCCGGCACAGCGGCCGCGGGCACGTGCTGCGCGCAGGCGGGATCGGCGGGGTGGTCGGGATCTACGACGGGGTGCTCGGCCCGGGCACCGGCTCCTTCTTCATCATCGCGATGGTGGCGCTGCTGGGGTACGGCTTCCTCGAGGCGAGCGTCCACGCGAAGCTCGCGAACCTCACCACGAACGTCGGCGCGCTCCTCGTGTTCGGGCTGCAGGGGCACGTGTGGTGGGTGCTCGGCGGGCTGATGGCGGTGGCCAACCTGATGGGCGGCTACCTCGGAGCGCGCCTCGCGCTGAGGCTCGGCTCGCACTTCGTGCGGATCGTGTTCCTCGTGGTCACCGGTGCGCTCGCGATGCGGCTCGCGATCGACACCGCGGCGATGTTCCTGTGA
- a CDS encoding PAC2 family protein: protein MDPTTLFSYERHVDSRSLRGRTLLVTLGAFSDAGDAQHLTDDHLLNTLSSRVVGRLDMDQVYDYAGRRPEVTLQLDHFDDYERPEILLHEVTGADGTTFFLLTGPEPSFQWERVASALRIVVEQLGIERTLLLQGFPAPVPHTRELPVTRFAGNPDSIAVRRTMPGTFRLRAPFTALLTMRLAEGGHDVVGLTVHVPQYLHEMSYPDAAIALLGAVTEESGPQIAVDALEAQAGPVREAVDAQIRSQPQLQEMVTGLEQRFDRMITSGIGGEVPTADAIAAEVEEYLASFEAEQGEGDSREGDSPADNSPADVSREAGSPEDDPRGDGPSADGENPSAGPGSPQA from the coding sequence ATGGATCCGACGACCCTGTTCAGCTACGAGCGCCATGTGGATTCGCGCTCCTTGCGCGGCCGCACGCTCCTGGTCACCCTCGGCGCGTTCTCCGACGCCGGCGACGCCCAGCACCTGACCGACGACCACCTGCTCAACACCCTGTCCAGCCGCGTGGTGGGCCGGCTCGACATGGACCAGGTGTACGACTACGCGGGGCGGCGCCCCGAGGTGACGCTCCAGCTCGACCACTTCGACGACTACGAGCGCCCCGAGATCCTGCTGCACGAGGTCACCGGTGCCGACGGGACCACGTTCTTCCTGCTCACCGGCCCGGAGCCGTCCTTCCAGTGGGAGCGCGTCGCCTCGGCGCTGCGGATCGTCGTGGAGCAGCTAGGCATCGAGCGGACCCTGCTGCTGCAGGGCTTCCCCGCCCCGGTCCCCCACACCCGCGAGCTGCCGGTGACCCGCTTCGCCGGCAATCCCGACTCCATCGCGGTGCGCCGCACCATGCCCGGCACCTTCCGCCTGCGCGCCCCGTTCACGGCGCTGCTGACCATGCGCCTGGCCGAGGGCGGGCACGACGTGGTGGGCCTGACCGTGCACGTGCCGCAGTACCTGCACGAGATGTCCTACCCCGATGCGGCGATCGCCCTGCTCGGCGCGGTCACCGAGGAGTCGGGCCCGCAGATCGCGGTCGACGCGCTGGAGGCGCAGGCCGGTCCGGTGCGCGAGGCGGTCGACGCCCAGATCCGGTCCCAGCCGCAGCTGCAGGAGATGGTCACCGGTCTCGAGCAGCGCTTCGACCGCATGATCACCTCCGGCATCGGCGGGGAGGTCCCCACGGCGGACGCGATCGCCGCGGAGGTCGAGGAGTACCTCGCGAGCTTCGAGGCGGAGCAGGGCGAGGGCGACTCTCGTGAGGGCGACTCCCCCGCGGACAACTCCCCCGCGGACGTCTCCCGCGAGGCCGGCTCCCCCGAGGACGACCCCCGGGGGGACGGCCCGTCGGCCGACGGCGAGAACCCGTCGGCCGGACCCGGGAGCCCGCAGGCCTGA
- a CDS encoding transglutaminase-like domain-containing protein, which produces MERHVRAWMRAEVAQDTDIALLVAISDAPVGEETLSVLVDGDEHPVTETRDRFGSRLHLINGLPGGTVEIVYDARGVGPATAPRTDEADAVLHLRPSRYCEVDEFARIAEEVVGDLEGVEALDAVVEWVSKHLDYVPGSSTITDSARTTYMSRQGVCRDFAHLTATLLRAAGIPARCSSVYAPGLSPMDFHLVVEAQIDGQWLVVDSTHLAPRASMVRIATGQDAADTAFMTTLTGNVTLTGIQVTALVDPELPKERWSERLELR; this is translated from the coding sequence ATGGAACGACACGTGCGCGCATGGATGAGGGCCGAGGTGGCCCAGGACACCGACATCGCCCTGCTGGTGGCGATCTCCGACGCACCGGTGGGCGAGGAGACCCTGAGCGTCCTGGTCGACGGCGACGAGCACCCGGTCACCGAGACCCGGGACCGCTTCGGCAGCCGTCTCCATCTGATCAACGGCCTGCCCGGCGGGACCGTCGAGATCGTCTACGACGCACGGGGCGTGGGGCCGGCGACCGCGCCGCGCACCGACGAGGCGGACGCGGTGCTGCATCTGCGCCCCTCCCGCTACTGCGAGGTCGACGAGTTCGCGCGCATCGCCGAGGAGGTCGTGGGGGACCTCGAGGGTGTCGAGGCGCTCGACGCGGTCGTGGAGTGGGTCAGCAAGCACCTCGACTACGTGCCCGGCTCCAGCACGATCACCGACTCGGCGCGCACCACCTACATGTCCCGCCAGGGCGTGTGCCGCGACTTCGCGCACCTCACCGCGACCCTGCTGCGGGCCGCGGGCATCCCCGCCCGCTGCTCCTCGGTGTACGCGCCGGGGCTGAGCCCGATGGACTTCCACCTCGTGGTGGAGGCGCAGATCGACGGGCAGTGGCTGGTCGTCGACTCCACGCACCTCGCTCCGCGCGCGTCGATGGTGCGCATCGCCACCGGTCAGGACGCCGCGGACACCGCCTTCATGACCACCCTGACCGGCAACGTGACCCTCACCGGCATCCAGGTCACCGCGCTCGTGGACCCGGAGCTGCCCAAGGAGCGGTGGTCGGAGCGGCTCGAGCTGCGCTGA
- a CDS encoding TIGR03085 family metal-binding protein: MQNSVQRPDITEREEFAATLAALGPQAPTILPGWDAADLLEHLLLREGGAHLLVGERLPGPLGRRAAESRAARREVPWAEQVARFRQGPGRLSPVGRLDALTGQAELLIHHEDLRRAQPGWEPRRLSREREDDAWRALGLMAPVSMRVRADVTLVSPRGGRRFGSRRAAGSLRVHGEPLELLLWVSGRDDVARVRLHGDGAARRALQDGRRGL, translated from the coding sequence GTGCAGAATTCCGTTCAGCGACCCGACATCACCGAGCGCGAGGAGTTCGCCGCGACCCTCGCCGCTCTCGGCCCGCAGGCGCCGACGATCCTGCCCGGCTGGGACGCGGCGGACCTTCTCGAGCACCTGCTGCTGCGGGAGGGCGGTGCCCATCTGCTGGTGGGCGAGCGTCTTCCCGGACCGCTCGGCAGGCGCGCGGCGGAGTCCCGTGCGGCACGGCGCGAGGTCCCGTGGGCCGAGCAGGTGGCGCGCTTCCGGCAGGGGCCGGGGCGGCTCTCCCCCGTCGGCCGTCTCGACGCGCTCACCGGCCAGGCCGAGCTGCTCATCCATCACGAGGACCTGCGCCGGGCGCAGCCCGGCTGGGAGCCGCGCCGGCTCTCCCGCGAGCGGGAGGACGACGCGTGGCGGGCGCTCGGCCTGATGGCGCCGGTCTCGATGCGGGTGCGGGCCGACGTCACCCTCGTCTCGCCCCGCGGCGGTCGGCGGTTCGGGTCGCGCAGGGCCGCAGGCAGCCTGCGCGTGCACGGCGAGCCGCTCGAGCTGCTGCTGTGGGTGAGCGGGCGGGACGACGTCGCCCGGGTGCGCCTGCACGGCGACGGGGCCGCGCGGCGCGCGCTCCAGGACGGCCGACGGGGGCTCTGA
- a CDS encoding methyltransferase domain-containing protein, which produces MVPPTLSKEHPTMDRITHELVLEVLEGCADSALAEASALGPARAVTATELSLTTADLDAVRSLRRVVAASTALTVPARRPRELLETSVQQRLGALLEDLRRQRPRQTFHGLRLEAAGADTPDMRRLADALAELAGLPVAGEDGDLVARVRRGAEPGTWQVLLRTTPRPLATRSWREVDYPGAVNATIAATVLDLLGISEEDEVLDMTCGSGTFLVEQLHLAVPARAVGVDLDPAAIDAARRHQRAAGRRGRIDWVVGDVRTADLGSGFTRILSNPPWGTLHGEHSENEQLLTDLLDRAAELAAPRARLGVLTHEITRMHRVLEQAPAGWRPVGEHRFFQKGHHPRLFLLERG; this is translated from the coding sequence GTGGTCCCACCCACCCTCTCGAAGGAGCACCCCACCATGGACCGGATCACCCATGAGCTGGTGCTCGAGGTCCTCGAGGGCTGCGCCGACAGCGCCCTGGCCGAGGCCTCCGCGCTCGGCCCCGCCCGCGCCGTCACCGCGACCGAGCTGAGCCTGACCACCGCGGACCTCGACGCGGTGCGCTCCCTGCGCCGGGTCGTCGCCGCCTCCACCGCGCTGACCGTCCCGGCCCGTCGGCCCCGCGAGCTGCTGGAGACCTCCGTGCAGCAGCGGCTCGGCGCGCTGCTCGAGGACCTGCGCCGTCAGCGCCCCCGCCAGACCTTCCACGGCCTGCGCCTCGAGGCCGCAGGCGCCGACACCCCGGACATGCGGCGCCTCGCCGACGCTCTCGCCGAGCTCGCGGGCCTGCCGGTGGCCGGCGAGGATGGCGACCTCGTCGCCCGTGTCCGCCGCGGCGCCGAGCCCGGGACCTGGCAGGTGCTGCTGCGCACCACCCCGCGGCCGCTCGCGACCCGGTCCTGGCGCGAGGTCGACTACCCCGGCGCCGTCAACGCCACCATCGCCGCGACCGTCCTGGACCTGCTCGGCATCAGCGAGGAGGACGAGGTGCTGGACATGACCTGCGGCTCAGGCACCTTCCTCGTCGAACAGCTGCACCTGGCCGTGCCCGCCCGCGCCGTCGGCGTGGACCTCGATCCCGCGGCGATCGACGCGGCGCGCCGCCATCAGCGCGCCGCCGGCCGCCGCGGCCGGATCGACTGGGTGGTCGGGGACGTGCGCACCGCGGACCTCGGGAGCGGCTTCACCAGGATCCTCAGCAACCCGCCGTGGGGCACCCTCCACGGCGAGCATTCCGAGAACGAGCAGCTGCTCACCGACCTCCTCGACCGCGCCGCGGAGCTGGCCGCGCCCCGCGCCCGGCTCGGGGTGCTCACCCACGAGATCACCCGCATGCACCGGGTGCTCGAGCAGGCGCCGGCGGGCTGGCGACCGGTGGGGGAGCACCGCTTCTTCCAGAAGGGCCACCACCCGCGACTGTTCCTGCTCGAGCGCGGCTGA
- a CDS encoding ParA family protein translates to MFIVSVCSLKGGVGKTSVTLGLASAALHQGVNALVIDLDPQGDSTLGLLGEPATGVDIAEVLASPRTETVDRAITPTPWAEGAASHLDIIAGSNRSAVMDSPALSPKEVRRLHDALDKRTHQYDLVLVDCPPSLNGLTQMALSASDRALVVAEPGFFAVTAADRALKLATEMREEGIAPRLQPLGLVVNRYRPRSVEHQYRLAELRDLFGDAVLEPVIEERVGLQQAQGGAVPLHRYEGASGQRLTEDFDALLKTVMDSRQNS, encoded by the coding sequence GTGTTCATCGTGAGTGTGTGTTCCCTGAAGGGCGGCGTCGGCAAGACGTCCGTGACCCTGGGCCTGGCCTCTGCCGCCCTCCACCAGGGGGTGAATGCGCTCGTCATCGACCTGGACCCCCAGGGTGACTCGACCCTCGGGCTCCTCGGGGAGCCGGCCACCGGCGTGGACATCGCCGAGGTCCTCGCCTCGCCCCGCACCGAGACGGTGGACCGGGCGATCACCCCCACCCCGTGGGCGGAGGGTGCGGCGTCCCATCTGGACATCATCGCCGGCTCCAACCGCTCCGCCGTGATGGACTCCCCGGCGCTGAGCCCGAAGGAGGTGCGTCGGCTGCACGATGCGCTGGACAAGCGCACCCATCAGTACGACCTCGTCCTCGTGGACTGTCCGCCCTCCCTGAACGGTCTGACCCAGATGGCGCTGTCCGCCTCCGACCGGGCCCTGGTCGTCGCGGAGCCCGGCTTCTTCGCCGTCACCGCCGCGGATCGTGCGCTGAAGCTCGCCACCGAGATGCGGGAGGAGGGCATCGCGCCGCGCCTGCAGCCGCTGGGGCTGGTCGTGAACCGGTACCGTCCCCGCTCGGTCGAGCACCAGTACCGCCTCGCGGAGCTGCGGGACCTGTTCGGCGACGCGGTGCTCGAGCCGGTCATCGAGGAGCGGGTGGGCCTCCAGCAGGCGCAGGGCGGCGCGGTGCCGCTGCACCGCTACGAGGGCGCCTCCGGTCAGCGCCTCACCGAGGACTTCGATGCGCTGCTGAAAACCGTGATGGACTCGCGCCAGAACTCCTGA
- a CDS encoding MerR family transcriptional regulator, translating into MNATRGEDRTEQSTVPAEPAQGVLFDDVVDTPGELGYRGPAACKAAGITYRQLDYWARTGLVEPSVRAAHGSGSQRLYGFRDILVLKVVKRLLDTGVSLQQIRIAVGALRERGIDDLAGITLMSDGASVYECTSAEDVFDLVQGGQGVFGIAVGRVWREVENDLAVLPGVNPADDAALALQDELAARRRSRQAG; encoded by the coding sequence GTGAACGCCACTCGCGGCGAGGATCGCACGGAGCAGTCCACCGTGCCCGCGGAGCCCGCCCAGGGTGTGCTCTTCGACGATGTCGTGGACACCCCAGGTGAGCTCGGATACCGCGGCCCGGCCGCCTGCAAGGCCGCCGGCATCACCTACCGCCAGCTCGACTACTGGGCGCGCACCGGGCTCGTCGAGCCCAGCGTCCGCGCCGCCCACGGCTCGGGCAGCCAGCGCCTCTACGGCTTCCGCGACATCCTCGTGCTCAAGGTCGTCAAGCGCCTCCTGGACACCGGCGTGTCCCTCCAGCAGATCCGCATCGCCGTCGGCGCGCTGCGCGAGCGCGGCATCGACGATCTCGCCGGCATCACCCTCATGAGCGACGGCGCCTCCGTCTACGAGTGCACCTCCGCCGAGGACGTCTTCGACCTCGTCCAGGGCGGTCAGGGCGTGTTCGGCATCGCCGTCGGCCGCGTGTGGCGCGAGGTCGAGAACGACCTCGCCGTGCTGCCCGGCGTCAACCCCGCCGACGACGCGGCCCTCGCCCTGCAGGACGAGCTCGCCGCCCGGCGCCGCTCCCGCCAGGCCGGCTGA
- the ftsR gene encoding transcriptional regulator FtsR: MPASASRRPSSSTASRLSIGQVLELLRDEFPDLAHSKLHYLESEGLISPERTPAGYRKYSREDVDRLRFVLRAQRDRFWPLKVIKEHLLEHGVDSEVTSIASRPGPSSTLQPVRLDRRGLAREAAVDDDFLAELEQFGFLPEGALFYGAAELEIVTSARDLADQGLHPRHLVMVRTAAEREAHMIRSVARPRSRSGDSAARGEAEDFARDLGESMITLHGSVLRTRLREI, from the coding sequence ATGCCGGCCTCCGCCTCGCGCAGGCCGAGCTCGTCCACCGCATCGCGCCTCAGCATCGGTCAGGTGCTCGAGCTCCTGCGGGACGAGTTCCCGGATCTCGCGCACTCCAAGCTCCACTACCTCGAGTCCGAGGGGCTGATCAGCCCCGAGCGGACCCCGGCCGGCTACCGCAAGTACAGCCGTGAGGACGTGGACCGGCTGCGGTTCGTCCTGCGCGCCCAGCGCGACCGCTTCTGGCCGCTCAAGGTCATCAAGGAGCATCTGCTCGAGCACGGCGTCGACTCCGAGGTCACCTCGATCGCCTCGCGGCCCGGGCCCAGCTCCACCCTGCAGCCCGTGCGCCTGGACCGTCGGGGACTGGCCCGCGAGGCCGCCGTGGACGACGACTTCCTCGCGGAGCTCGAGCAGTTCGGATTCCTCCCCGAGGGTGCGCTGTTCTACGGCGCCGCCGAGCTGGAGATCGTCACCTCCGCCCGTGACCTCGCCGATCAGGGCCTGCACCCCCGCCACCTGGTGATGGTCCGCACCGCCGCCGAGCGCGAGGCTCACATGATCCGCTCCGTGGCCCGGCCCCGCAGCCGCTCCGGCGACTCCGCCGCCCGCGGCGAGGCCGAGGACTTCGCCCGTGACCTGGGCGAATCCATGATCACCCTGCACGGCTCGGTACTGCGCACCCGGCTGCGGGAGATCTGA
- a CDS encoding FHA domain-containing protein: MSGNTEWNDENLDHTSKLSAISPNDPLEDAEPGLSSQDRRAIENLPPRSALLIVRKGPNLGARFLLDSETTIAGRHPQSEIFLDDVTVSRKHAAFVRDGEGFLVRDLGSLNGTYVGKDRVEETRLHAGQDVQIGKYRLTYHPFPGTV, translated from the coding sequence GTGTCCGGGAACACCGAGTGGAACGATGAGAATCTCGACCACACGTCGAAGCTGAGCGCGATCTCGCCCAACGATCCGCTGGAGGATGCCGAGCCCGGCCTGTCCTCGCAGGACCGTCGGGCGATCGAGAACCTGCCCCCGCGCAGCGCGCTGCTCATCGTGCGGAAGGGCCCGAACCTCGGCGCCCGCTTCCTGCTGGACTCCGAGACCACGATCGCCGGACGCCACCCCCAGAGCGAGATCTTCCTCGACGACGTCACGGTCTCGCGCAAGCACGCCGCGTTCGTCCGCGACGGCGAAGGCTTCCTGGTGCGCGACCTGGGCTCCCTCAACGGCACCTATGTCGGCAAGGACCGTGTCGAGGAGACGCGCCTGCACGCCGGCCAGGACGTCCAGATCGGCAAGTACCGCCTCACCTACCACCCGTTCCCCGGGACGGTCTGA
- a CDS encoding DUF881 domain-containing protein: MSDGTRTPESRGQQRVVWQRLRDTLRPQANLSQLIVGLLCLLLGVSIAAQVGRNDDQLEGATQQELVRLLDESGRHVSDLEVENAELDRTLETLRSGQEDDVAARNAAEDRLEDLEILAGTAPAQGRGIIVSIADPQQGVRASTLLGVLQELRNAGAEVVQIGDVRVVASTSITTAADGTLEVDGTALTAPYTLRAIGDPAVMEPALRIPGGAADAVAGDGGTLAATAEDEVLIDATVPLSAPEHSQVVK; encoded by the coding sequence ATGAGCGACGGCACCCGCACCCCCGAGAGCCGAGGCCAGCAGCGCGTGGTCTGGCAGCGACTGCGCGACACCCTGCGGCCGCAGGCCAACCTCTCCCAGCTGATCGTGGGCCTGCTCTGCCTGCTCCTCGGTGTGTCCATCGCCGCGCAGGTGGGGCGCAACGACGACCAGCTGGAGGGCGCCACCCAGCAGGAGCTGGTGCGACTGCTGGACGAGTCCGGACGCCACGTCTCCGACCTCGAGGTGGAGAACGCCGAGCTGGACCGGACCCTGGAGACCCTGCGCTCCGGGCAGGAGGACGACGTCGCCGCGCGCAACGCCGCCGAGGATCGTCTCGAGGACCTCGAGATCCTCGCCGGCACCGCTCCTGCCCAGGGCCGCGGCATCATCGTCTCGATCGCCGACCCGCAGCAGGGGGTGCGCGCCTCGACCCTCCTCGGCGTGCTCCAGGAGCTGCGCAACGCCGGCGCCGAGGTCGTCCAGATCGGGGACGTGCGCGTGGTCGCCTCCACCTCGATCACCACCGCCGCTGACGGCACCCTCGAGGTCGACGGCACCGCGCTGACCGCCCCGTACACGCTGCGCGCGATCGGCGATCCGGCCGTGATGGAGCCCGCGCTGCGGATCCCGGGCGGTGCCGCGGATGCGGTCGCCGGCGACGGCGGCACCCTCGCCGCGACCGCGGAGGACGAGGTGCTGATCGACGCGACGGTGCCGCTGTCCGCCCCCGAGCACTCCCAGGTGGTCAAGTGA